The Panthera uncia isolate 11264 unplaced genomic scaffold, Puncia_PCG_1.0 HiC_scaffold_1815, whole genome shotgun sequence region TCACCTACATGCTCAGCATCACTGGCAACCTGACCATTATCACCCTTACCCTGCTGGATTCCCACCTCCAGAcccccatgtatttcttcctcagAAACTTCTCCTTATTAGAGGTTTCATTCACAACTGTCAGCATACCCAAGTTCCTGGGCACCATGATTACAGGAGATAAAACCATTTCCTTTAATGATTGTatgattcagttattttttttcattctcttgggaGTCACTGAATTTTACCTTTTGGCTGCCATGTCTTATGACCGTTACATTGCCATCTGCAAACCTCTCCATTACATGACCATCATGAATCACAGAGTCTGCATACTCCTTGTCTTTGCTTCATGGCTGGCTTCATTCTTAATCATATTCCCGTCACTTATGCTGTTCATACAACTTGATTACTGTAGGTCCAATGTTATAGACCATTTTACCTGTGATTATTTCCCCTTACTACACCTTTCTTGTTCAGACACAAAATTCCTAGAGATAGTGGGTTTTTCCTGTGCTGTGTTTACTCTAATGTTCACTTTGGCGTTAATAGTTCtgtcctatatatatataatcagaacGATTTTGAGGATTCCTTCTGCTAGTCAGAGGACAAAGGCCTTTTCCACCTGTTCTTCCCACATGATCGTCATCTCCATCTCCTATGGCAGCtgcattttcatgtatattaatCCATCAGCAAAAGACAGAGTGTCTCTGAGCAAGGGAGTTGCTGTGCTAAACACCTCAGTGGCCCCCATGCTGAACCCCTTTATTTATAGCCTAAGGAATCAGCAAGTCAAGCAAGCCTTCATGGACAGGGCAAAAAAGATtatatctttctcaaaaaaaatgaagaaataaaagtgctATTATAATTAAAGGCACATGAGGAGCAATTAAACAAAAGTAGGGCCCTTCCAAAGTTTATTAATATCTACACAGCCTcactggaattattttttcttaattaaacttttattgCCAGCAGTTTACtgaggagatatatatatatatatatatatatatatatatatacacacatgttttttctatttaaattccaatcCATCTCTCATGCATTTCCCTTCCTTTGAGCTAGTCTTCCCACTCTGTAACCATGAGACTGGCctcatttcttataaatatttttaaataccaattctttcaaaatcatacttagaaaatcaaagaaatgcaaagagagaCCCAAGATCAATGagttaaaattgttttatgattttacCAGGAAACACTCTTTCAAAGAATTCGGAAAATATTGTCAtgtttaacattctttttaatttactataTAAGTATCATAAATATAACTTAGTCTTATTAGAATGTTACAGAGACTATCCTCTCCATTTTATAGCACGCTTAGTAACTATGCAAAAaaagtgcaattaaaaaaataacaattatttttttgagaactcTAAAAGTATTTCCAAGTACTGAGTTTAACTTTTCTGTGCCATAATTAATTGAaaacacaattataaatatacactTAGGAAAAACTTGAAGCAGCCCCTATTTTTGGAACTCCATAATTACCATATACACCATATCAGCTCTTTAAAAagcctaaagaaataaatattcctaGATACAGATCGAGTACATATACTGTGTTTCAGTAGTGTATTTAAATGCTTGATGTTAAACAGCtctttttgaaaatcagttaaGTTATAAGTTTCTCATACCTTTTGTGGCTGTTTTGATATGAGAGCTTACACATACAATTCATTTAAGTGCAAAAGATGCAAAACCTTATTTGTTTCATAATATACTTTGTtaatagaaaaatcattttaaggtgcctgggtggctcagtcagttgaacatgcAACACTTGATttaggttgtgggattgagccccacatcaggctccgctctgagcgtggagcctggttgagattctctctctctctctctctctctctctctctctctctctctctctctcatgcacacacacatgctcacaccaaaaaaaaaaaaaagtaattttaacaaaaataagttacatgcccactctcactgcttttattcaTTACTCTATTAGAGGTTCTATCCAGGGCATTAGCACAAGAAtactaaatacatttaaaactactggaaaagaagaaacaaataaatctttctttGCAAAGAACATTATTTTCCTCCTATGGCCTTACTGCATTTACACTAAATGTTTCTTAACCCTGACATACTCCCCTCCCAGATATCTGCATGG contains the following coding sequences:
- the LOC125917423 gene encoding olfactory receptor 6C1-like; this encodes YMLSITGNLTIITLTLLDSHLQTPMYFFLRNFSLLEVSFTTVSIPKFLGTMITGDKTISFNDCMIQLFFFILLGVTEFYLLAAMSYDRYIAICKPLHYMTIMNHRVCILLVFASWLASFLIIFPSLMLFIQLDYCRSNVIDHFTCDYFPLLHLSCSDTKFLEIVGFSCAVFTLMFTLALIVLSYIYIIRTILRIPSASQRTKAFSTCSSHMIVISISYGSCIFMYINPSAKDRVSLSKGVAVLNTSVAPMLNPFIYSLRNQQVKQAFMDRAKKIISFSKKMKK